The Vespula vulgaris chromosome 2, iyVesVulg1.1, whole genome shotgun sequence genome has a segment encoding these proteins:
- the LOC127061524 gene encoding protein RRP5 homolog yields the protein MTLQSFPRGGEKHKNIATSAQLFHKNTEHKKKGKKKNKKKLAKESDQEFNFVAHTAERLSNATLCEGLTILGRICQVREYELIVSLPGGLNGQLKAPNISKSYNDLLVNLVRGELNHLSQYEPLTELYSVGEYVVCYVQSTQANGKWNIQLSLESHLINQNVDINYLVIGTRLVCSVSSVEDHGYIVDTGIPNVRAFISNKDVDADKKYFLGKQVFCYIKELQTTNNVTTINLSTKQKLIWKVIDYEIESLDVLTPGTRVPLRVTNILSNGLQVSYGKGHVGYINRIYMDKSVSSYTKDMMINGTLMYIMPTVKFGYFSLITNKKPEMEARSDNMNRGDIVEKATVLFRESNGIVLRLNSHLRGFVSLHRTGISFDKVATKFIPDSVHKCRVLFYNWMEKMYTCTMQHDELLEKHFTESDLSVGDILRVQIRNINTENNYMTVNVGKMIGTVSSDHISDFGSNIMGTLKVGQWIEARVLNINKEKNKIQFTLKESLLRSNFPILSDIRNAKCGSRHHGTIVQINKNGLLVRFFGEVKGWLPCIYLEKGTASVNWNYSVGQTIAVYIESVNENEKKMKLNLISNIANIRKNELLIGQVVEGNVIEASTEGIRLQIKDKEEYPQEGFLPAGHMAPCIEIGRLLASKCIPGDVISALVFATEPSLLLSRTFLSDEKHRELKQLKAGDSIPSSVKDIAQDGVRVVLPINNYKKYGFVPYNKISNFDMIQANQMLFVKITNIDKKEEQLNLTMSLEKLWMQESDEGLKIMGSVDLLNLYFNKIKELVSNSYYKGRPISTASIGQVVTGRIDKITNHGLTLKLQNNLEGTVREEHYSGNVKVGDEVSGKILWINYVHEFVEVTLLPSIVCKINSKQNTNVPTKTLLRGEIVMVSQWFILVLLKGKGKGTLAALPARRHVNDLRPDLRPYIFLSRIRCYAILNKQESDIMPICMLKSAFEISRKAALSKVMQKQRATLKRRSEIVSIDEDDKTEELVKMQNYPKKNAFNTMVSNNGIERSNEDQSPRKRKLEEESVMCKNKKLKKKIQNLNAIGKTEDEFENAKNAKDRNKSDRNNQDKSDNKKNIKVNDGNVLGIPQCGFYWDTMPDSRLTTDIRTSSDSEDDAEEQKKSKVKKLSAAQRREQERQKEREIREREEALASNQMPNSVDQFDRLALASPDSSLVWLQYMAYHLQATEVEKARAIARRAIKTINFREENEKLNVWNAWLNLESKFGTPEALNDVFQEAVRTNDALKVYTHMLTVHVEAGRQFELEKLVNTFIGKFKQNPQVWVECGSALLKLGLKDKSRQVMQRALQSLPLSEHVSIMLRFANLENQFGEKERSQTLFEQILSSYPKRVDIWSSYVDSLVKSEEIFIARKVLERAIVQNLPPKKMKVLFKKFISFEEKHGTPEDVEHVQRIATDYIENQCGERVN from the exons ATGACTCTGCAAAGTTTTCCAAGAGGAGgtgaaaaacataaaaatatagcaACTTCCGCACAA CTGTTTCATAAGAATACtgaacataagaaaaaaggaaagaaaaagaacaaaaagaaacttgCTAAAGAATCTGATCAGGAATTTAACTTTGTTGCTCATACGGCGGAACGTTTATCTAATGCTACGTTATGTGAAGGTCTAACGATCTTAGGAAGAATTTGCCAAGTCAGAGAATATGAATTAATTGTTTCATTACCAGGTGGATTAAACGGTCAATTGAAAGCACCTAATATTAGCAAATCGTATAACGATTTGTTAGTAAATCTGGTCAGGGGAGAATTAAATCACTTATCTCAATATGAACCTTTAACGGAATTATACAGTGTAGGAGAATACGTCGTATGTTACGTTCAAAGTACTCAAGCGAATGGAAAATGGAACATACAATTGTCTCTAGAATCCcatttaataaatcaaaatgttgatattaattatttggtTATTGGCACAAGATTAGTTTGTTCTGTAAGCAGCGTAGAGGACCATGGTTATATCGTAGACACAGGCATTCCAAATGTAAGAGCATTCATTTCTAATAAGGATGTAGACgcggataaaaaatatt tTCTAGGTAAACAGGTCTTTTGTTATATCAAAGAATTACAAACAACAAACAATGTTACAACCATTAACCTATCGACCAAGCAGAAATTAATTTGGAAAGTTATCGATTACGAGATAGAATCGCTAGATGTTCTTACACCCGGAACAAGAGTTCCGCTTCGTGTTACAAACATTTTATCAAATGGATTACAAGTGTCGTATGGCAAAGGACATGTAggttatataaatagaatttatatggATAAAAGTGTGTCGTCTTATACGAAAGATATGATGATAAACGGAACATTAATGTATATTATGCCAACGGTAAAATTTGGATATTTTAGTttaattacaaacaaaaaGCCAGAAATGGAAGCGCGAAGTGACAATATGAATAGGGGAGACATCGTTGAAAAAGCCACTGTCCTATTTCGTGAATCTAACGGTATCGTCTTAAGGTTAAACTCGCACTTACGCGGATTCGTATCCTTACACAGAACAGGCATTAGCTTCGACAAAGTGGCAACTAAATTTATTCCTGATTCTGTACATAAATGCAGAGTATTGTTCTATAATTGGATGGAGAAAATGTATACGTGCACGATGCAACACGATGAATTACTGGAAAAACATTTTACGGAATCCGATCTTTCTGTAGGCGATATACTACGTGTACAAATCAGAAATATCAAtactgaaaataattatatgaccGTGAACGTAGGAAAAATGATTGGAACCGTTAGTTCTGATCACATATCTGATTTTGGATCAAATATCATGGGAACGTTGAAAGTCGGTCAATGGATCGAAGCCAGagttttaaatataaacaaggaaaaaaataaaatacagttTACACTGAAGGAATCATTGTTAAGGAGTAATTTTCCCATATTGTCAGATATTCGTAATGCTAAATGCGGTTCAAGGCATCATGGCACTATCGTTCAGATTAATAAGAATGGTTTATTAGTAAGATTTTTCGGAGAAGTCAAGGGTTGGCTTCCGTGCATATATTTGGAGAAAGGTACTGCTTCTGTAAACTGGAATTACTCGGTAGGTCAAACAATTGCGGTATATATTGAAAGtgtgaatgaaaatgaaaaaaaaatgaaattgaatttaattagcAACATTGCTAATATCAGGAAAAATGAGTTATTGATTGGACAAGTGGTAGAAGGGAATGTGATAGAAGCTTCCACCGAAGGGATTCGTTTGcaaattaaagataaagaggaatATCCTCAAGAAGGATTTTTACCAGCAGGTCATATGGCGCCGTGCATCGAGATTGGCAGACTTCTGGCATCGAAATGTATACCTGGCGATGTTATTTCTGCTTTAGTATTTGCTACCGAACCGTCTTTGTTACTAAGCAGAACGTTCTTATCGGACGAAAAACATCGAGAATTAAAACAACTCAAAGCCGGAGATTCTATACCGAGCTCGGTTAAAGATATCGCACAAGATGGTGTTAGAGTTGTACTACctattaacaattataaaaagtatggATTTGTTCCATATAATAAGATTTCCAATTTTGACATGATACAAGCAAATCAAATGTTATTCGTGAAGATTACTAACatcgataaaaaggaagaacaattAAATTTAACTATGTCATTGGAAAAACTGTGGATGCAAGAAAGCGACGAAGGTCTGAAGATAATGGGATCGGTGGATCTCCTTAATCTTTACTTCAATAAGATTAAAGAATTGGTAAGTAATAGTTACTACAAAGGGAGACCGATATCAACTGCAAGTATAGGACAAGTGGTCACTGGaagaattgataaaattacaaatcatGGACTTAcgttaaaattacaaaacaaTTTGGAAGGTACAGTACGCGAAGAACATTACAGTGGAAATGTAAAAGTGGGGGATGAGGTATCGGGAAAAATTTTATGGATCAATTATGTGCATGAATTTGTCGAAGTAACATTATTACCGAGTATCGTATGTAAGATTAATTCTAAACAAAACACTAACGTACCTACTAAAACTTTATTGCGTGGAGAAATCGTAATGGTTTCACAATGGTTCATTTTAGTTCTATTAAAAGGTAAAGGGAAAGGCACATTGGCTGCTTTACCTGCTCGTCGTCATGTGAATGACTTACGACCAGACTTAAGaccatatatatttttatctcgcaTCAGATGTTACgccattttaaataaacaggAATCTGATATCATGCCCATCTGCATGTTAAAATCAGCATTTGAAATATCAAGAAAAGCTGCTTTATCTAAGGTAATGCAAAAACAACGAGCTACGTTGAAAAGAAGATCAGAAATCGTAAGTATTGATGAAGATGACAAAACTGAAGAGCTGGTAAAAATGCAAAATTATCCAAAGAAAAATGCTTTCAATACGATGGTATCGAACAATggtatcgaacgatcgaacgaagatCAATCCCCACGAAAGAGAAAGCTTGAGGAAGAATCTGTTatgtgtaaaaataaaaagttaaaaaagaaaattcaaaatctTAATGCTATAGGTAAAACTGAGGATGAATTCGAAAATGCAAAAAATGCAAAAGATCGTAATAAAAGTGATAGAAATAATCAAGATAAgagcgataataaaaaaaatataaaagtaaacgaTGGAAATGTACTTGGTATACCTCAATGTGGTTTTTATTGGGACACGATGCCAGACTCAAGATTAACAACTGATATTCGAACGTCTAGCGACAGCGAAGACGATGccgaggaacaaaaaaaatcgaaggTGAAAAAATTAAGCGCGGCCCAACGTAGGGAACAAGAACGACAAAAGGAACGTGAAATTAGAGAACGCGAAGAAGCTTTAGCAAGCAATCAAATGCCAAACTCGGTAGATCAGTTTGATAGATTGGCGTTAGCAAGCCCAGATAGCTCGTTAGTTTGGTTGCAATATATGGCCTATCATTTACAAGCAACGGAAGTAGAAAAAGCAAGAGCAATTGCTAGAAGAGctattaaaacgataaattttagggaagaaaatgaaaaattaaatgtatggAACGCGTGGTTAAATTTAGAATCCAAGTTTGGTACGCCTGAAGCTCTCAATGACGTCTTTCAAGAAGCTGTAAGAACTAACGACGCTTTAAAAGTCTATACGCATATGTTAACGGTGCATGTTGAAGCAGGGCGACAATTTGAACTAGAGAAATTAGTTAATACTTTTATCggaaaatttaaacaaaatccACAAGTGTGGGTGGAATGCGGCAGTGCGTTGTTAAAACTTGGCTTGAAAGATAAATCTAGACAAGTAATGCAACGTGCTCTACAATCTTTGCCATTGTCAGAAC ATGTGAGTATAATGTTACGTTTTGCAAATCTTGAAAATCAATttggagaaaaggaaagatcgcAAACGTTGTTTGAACAAATTCTAAGTTCATATCCCAAACGTGTTGACATATGGTCATCTTATGTAGACTCTTTGGTAAAGTcggaagaaatttttattgcaaG aaaAGTGTTGGAGAGAGCAATTGTTCAAAATTTACCACCAAAGAAGATGAAAGTACTTTTTAAGAAGTTCATTTCCTTTGAGGAGAAACATGGTACACCAGAAGATGTAGAGCATGTACAACGTATTGCTACCGATTATATAGAGAATCAATGTGGCGAACGCGTAAATTGA
- the LOC127061548 gene encoding uncharacterized protein LOC127061548, whose protein sequence is MALPSSNNPNMISWSGGRSRGRVKVVEAPLRRPGGNASNKYNQFVCNDIIEGINNLAINELIPTEQINEIVHLVRTTKDEETLKSMFDTLYKRALEDKIFGIKLASLFSDVTFFTIEVNENQTMRYLLLSTLQNDYKRREEIRKESATLFQNIASLLGEIYYQMTLITGKPLRILELPLLDYWSMLLETATEEDIELVATQVIINGKGMYKRPELDQFMLNVRETLTNNSLSYTAKLMLLLIIDLANQQFNSLPVNLYDYYTSHLGTTVLIYLQRHNRDITNAENNEDLKSVKNLRENKNDTNQESEASSTSMLQSKQEAMVKDENCEQRDYAAMNTNKKNFTTENTVPRAIRGPGANNTKKNFKNNSKPFANPMSPKPSSRNKGWEHDDRFEDAYD, encoded by the exons ATGGCATTACCATCCTCCAATAATCCAAACATGATATCGTGGAGCGGAGGCCGATCACGCGGAAGAGTAAAAGTAGTTGAGGCTCCATTAAGAAGACCTGGAGGAAATGCATCCAACAAATACAATCAATTCGTATGCAATGATATTATAGAGGGAATAAATAATCTTGctataaatgaattaataccAACggaacaaataaatgaaatagttCATCTTGTTCGTACTACAAAGGATGAAGAAAcattaaa GTCCATGTTTGATACTCTATATAAACGTGCTTTGGAAGATAAAATCTTTGGTATAAAGTTAGCAAGTTTATTCAGCGACGTAACATTCTTTACCATCGAGGTTAATGAGAACCAAACTATGCGATATCTATTGCTGAGTACTTTGCAAAATGATTACAAGA gaagagaagaaattagaaaagaaagtgcTACATTATTTCAAAACATTGCTTCTTTACTTggagaaatttattatcaaatgaCGCTAATAACTGGTAAACCTCTAAGAATATTGGAATTACCATTACTCGATTATTGGAGCATGTTGTTAGAAACTGCAACCGAGGAAGACATTGAACTTGTCGCTACACAG GTTATTATTAATGGTAAAGGCATGTATAAAAGACCGGAATTAGATCAATTTATGTTAAATGTAAGAGAAACTCTTACAAATAATAGCCTGTCGTACACAGCCAAGTTAATGTTGTTACTGATCATTGATTTAgctaatcaacaatttaattcACTGCCTgtaaatttatacgattattatacGTCCCATCTTGGTACAACAGTTTTGATATATCTACAAAGACACAACAGGGATATTACTAATGCTGAAAATAATGAAG atttaaaaagtgtaaaaaatttgagagaaaataaaaacgatacaaATCAAGAATCCGAGGCAAGTAGTACCTCGATGCTACAGTCCAAACAGGAAGCGATGGTCAAAGATGAAAATTGCGAACAGAGGGATTATGCGGCAATGAATaccaataaaaagaattttacaaCAGAAAATACTGTTCCAAGAGCGATACGAGGACCTGGCGcaaataatacaaagaaaaactttaaaaataacTCTAAACCTTTCGCAAATCCAATGTCACCTAAACCCAGTAGTAGGAACAAAGGATGGGAACACGACGATCGATTCGAAGATgcttatgattaa
- the LOC127061549 gene encoding pre-mRNA-splicing factor 38B isoform X1 has translation MQEVEGTDGSPWNNSSGCEEERRSNQKEGKKSNVLPLWGNERTMNLNPLILTNIQSSHYFKVNLYELKTYHEVIDEIYYKVSHLEPWEKGSRKTAGQTGMCGGRFMQVRGVGAGGIVSTAYCLLFKLFTLRLTRKQLNGLINHLDSPYIRALGFMYIRYTQPPADLFSWYSDYLEDEEEVDVKAGGGQVMKMGDILKQFLTKLEWFSTLFPRIPVPIQKELEHRLAERFPQQTINARNAKPPITLNSHGKYSNNSTSGRRDNGNLMRNQQPRHIPDNEAQWGEAERASHWRARSDEDRKDKYRKRERERDADRDRVRERERDRARERDREREGHFRHSSSRDRSRRSRDYRSRSRERSYRDQSRDRHRDKDRHRSRRSSPYDYTAALACEKERQRRE, from the exons ATGCAAGAAGTGGAAGGTACAGACG GTTCACCATGGAACAATTCCAGTGGCTGTGAAGAAGAGCGGAGATCGAATCAAAAGGAGGGTAAAAAGTCTAATGTTTTACCATTATGGGGTAATGAAAGAACCATGAATCTGAATCCATTGATATTGACAAACATACAATCTTCGCATTACTTTAAAGTGAATTTATATGAATTGAAGACTTATCACGAAGTAATAgacgaaatttattataaagtatCACATTTGGAACCATGGGAAAAAGGGAGCAGGAAAACGGCAGGCCAAACTGGCATGTGTGGAGGC CGGTTCATGCAGGTACGAGGCGTAGGTGCTGGCGGTATCGTCTCAACAGCTTATTGCCTTTTGTTTAAACTGTTCACGTTGAGGTTAACCAGGAAACAATTGAATGGTCTAATTAACCATCTGGATTCACCGTATATCCGTGCCTTGGGCTTTATGTATATCAG ATATACCCAACCGCCAGCAGATTTGTTCAGTTGGTATAGCGATTATttagaagatgaagaagaagtagacgTAAAGGCGGGTGGTGGTCAAGTGATGAAAATGGGTGATATTTTAAAACagtttttaacaaaattggAATGGTTCTCCACGCTCTTTCCAAGAATACCCGTACCTATACAGAAGGAACTGGAACATCGATTAGCAGAAAGATTTCCACAACAGACTATTAACGCTCGCAATGCAAAGCCACCTATTACGTTAAACAGTCATGgcaaatatagtaataatagtactaGTGGTAGAAGAGATAACGGGAATCTTATGAGAAATCAACAACCACGTCATATCCCAGACAACGAAGCTCAATGGGGAGAGGCAGAAAGAGCAAGCCACTGGCGAGCCAG GTCTGATGAAGATCGTAAGGATAAATacagaaaacgagagagagaacgggaCGCGGATAGAGACAGAGTTCGAGAACGAGAAAGGGATAGAGCACGCGaacgagatcgagagagagaaggacattTTAGGCATTCGAGTAGTCGCGATAGAAGTCGAAGATCGAGAGATTACAGAAGTCGTAGTAGAGAGAGATCGTATAGAGACCAGAGTAGGGACCGTCATCGTGACAAGGATCGACACCGAAGCAG AAGAAGTTCCCCATATGACTATACCGCAGCGCTCGCTTGCGAGAAAGAACGACAACGAAGAGAATGA
- the LOC127061549 gene encoding pre-mRNA-splicing factor 38B isoform X3 produces the protein MQEVEGTDGSPWNNSSGCEEERRSNQKEGKKSNVLPLWGNERTMNLNPLILTNIQSSHYFKVNLYELKTYHEVIDEIYYKVSHLEPWEKGSRKTAGQTGMCGGVRGVGAGGIVSTAYCLLFKLFTLRLTRKQLNGLINHLDSPYIRALGFMYIRYTQPPADLFSWYSDYLEDEEEVDVKAGGGQVMKMGDILKQFLTKLEWFSTLFPRIPVPIQKELEHRLAERFPQQTINARNAKPPITLNSHGKYSNNSTSGRRDNGNLMRNQQPRHIPDNEAQWGEAERASHWRARSDEDRKDKYRKRERERDADRDRVRERERDRARERDREREGHFRHSSSRDRSRRSRDYRSRSRERSYRDQSRDRHRDKDRHRSRRSSPYDYTAALACEKERQRRE, from the exons ATGCAAGAAGTGGAAGGTACAGACG GTTCACCATGGAACAATTCCAGTGGCTGTGAAGAAGAGCGGAGATCGAATCAAAAGGAGGGTAAAAAGTCTAATGTTTTACCATTATGGGGTAATGAAAGAACCATGAATCTGAATCCATTGATATTGACAAACATACAATCTTCGCATTACTTTAAAGTGAATTTATATGAATTGAAGACTTATCACGAAGTAATAgacgaaatttattataaagtatCACATTTGGAACCATGGGAAAAAGGGAGCAGGAAAACGGCAGGCCAAACTGGCATGTGTGGAGGC GTACGAGGCGTAGGTGCTGGCGGTATCGTCTCAACAGCTTATTGCCTTTTGTTTAAACTGTTCACGTTGAGGTTAACCAGGAAACAATTGAATGGTCTAATTAACCATCTGGATTCACCGTATATCCGTGCCTTGGGCTTTATGTATATCAG ATATACCCAACCGCCAGCAGATTTGTTCAGTTGGTATAGCGATTATttagaagatgaagaagaagtagacgTAAAGGCGGGTGGTGGTCAAGTGATGAAAATGGGTGATATTTTAAAACagtttttaacaaaattggAATGGTTCTCCACGCTCTTTCCAAGAATACCCGTACCTATACAGAAGGAACTGGAACATCGATTAGCAGAAAGATTTCCACAACAGACTATTAACGCTCGCAATGCAAAGCCACCTATTACGTTAAACAGTCATGgcaaatatagtaataatagtactaGTGGTAGAAGAGATAACGGGAATCTTATGAGAAATCAACAACCACGTCATATCCCAGACAACGAAGCTCAATGGGGAGAGGCAGAAAGAGCAAGCCACTGGCGAGCCAG GTCTGATGAAGATCGTAAGGATAAATacagaaaacgagagagagaacgggaCGCGGATAGAGACAGAGTTCGAGAACGAGAAAGGGATAGAGCACGCGaacgagatcgagagagagaaggacattTTAGGCATTCGAGTAGTCGCGATAGAAGTCGAAGATCGAGAGATTACAGAAGTCGTAGTAGAGAGAGATCGTATAGAGACCAGAGTAGGGACCGTCATCGTGACAAGGATCGACACCGAAGCAG AAGAAGTTCCCCATATGACTATACCGCAGCGCTCGCTTGCGAGAAAGAACGACAACGAAGAGAATGA
- the LOC127061549 gene encoding pre-mRNA-splicing factor 38B isoform X2 codes for MQEVEGTDGSPWNNSSGCEEERRSNQKEGKKSNVLPLWGNERTMNLNPLILTNIQSSHYFKVNLYELKTYHEVIDEIYYKVSHLEPWEKGSRKTAGQTGMCGGRFMQVRGVGAGGIVSTAYCLLFKLFTLRLTRKQLNGLINHLDSPYIRALGFMYIRYTQPPADLFSWYSDYLEDEEEVDVKAGGGQVMKMGDILKQFLTKLEWFSTLFPRIPVPIQKELEHRLAERFPQQTINARNAKPPITLNSHGKYSNNSTSGRRDNGNLMRNQQPRHIPDNEAQWGEAERASHWRARSDEDRKDKYRKRERERDADRDRVRERERDRARERDREREGHFRHSSSRDRSRRSRDYRSRSRERSYRDQSRDRHRDKDRHRSRSSPYDYTAALACEKERQRRE; via the exons ATGCAAGAAGTGGAAGGTACAGACG GTTCACCATGGAACAATTCCAGTGGCTGTGAAGAAGAGCGGAGATCGAATCAAAAGGAGGGTAAAAAGTCTAATGTTTTACCATTATGGGGTAATGAAAGAACCATGAATCTGAATCCATTGATATTGACAAACATACAATCTTCGCATTACTTTAAAGTGAATTTATATGAATTGAAGACTTATCACGAAGTAATAgacgaaatttattataaagtatCACATTTGGAACCATGGGAAAAAGGGAGCAGGAAAACGGCAGGCCAAACTGGCATGTGTGGAGGC CGGTTCATGCAGGTACGAGGCGTAGGTGCTGGCGGTATCGTCTCAACAGCTTATTGCCTTTTGTTTAAACTGTTCACGTTGAGGTTAACCAGGAAACAATTGAATGGTCTAATTAACCATCTGGATTCACCGTATATCCGTGCCTTGGGCTTTATGTATATCAG ATATACCCAACCGCCAGCAGATTTGTTCAGTTGGTATAGCGATTATttagaagatgaagaagaagtagacgTAAAGGCGGGTGGTGGTCAAGTGATGAAAATGGGTGATATTTTAAAACagtttttaacaaaattggAATGGTTCTCCACGCTCTTTCCAAGAATACCCGTACCTATACAGAAGGAACTGGAACATCGATTAGCAGAAAGATTTCCACAACAGACTATTAACGCTCGCAATGCAAAGCCACCTATTACGTTAAACAGTCATGgcaaatatagtaataatagtactaGTGGTAGAAGAGATAACGGGAATCTTATGAGAAATCAACAACCACGTCATATCCCAGACAACGAAGCTCAATGGGGAGAGGCAGAAAGAGCAAGCCACTGGCGAGCCAG GTCTGATGAAGATCGTAAGGATAAATacagaaaacgagagagagaacgggaCGCGGATAGAGACAGAGTTCGAGAACGAGAAAGGGATAGAGCACGCGaacgagatcgagagagagaaggacattTTAGGCATTCGAGTAGTCGCGATAGAAGTCGAAGATCGAGAGATTACAGAAGTCGTAGTAGAGAGAGATCGTATAGAGACCAGAGTAGGGACCGTCATCGTGACAAGGATCGACACCGAAGCAG AAGTTCCCCATATGACTATACCGCAGCGCTCGCTTGCGAGAAAGAACGACAACGAAGAGAATGA